A single genomic interval of Hippea jasoniae harbors:
- a CDS encoding nuclear transport factor 2 family protein, translating into MRKFLKFVGIFIVLVVVSFAVVVFLTKDIAEVADNFFASIKHGNYTQAETYLSKGFKSNVSMDKLKHFFPYERFKNFDTASWTSREKDASGVAKLKGSLKFSDGSVMPVRITLVKENDSWKINYIYFPKGGIETSNNNQQNQQDVNFASMVKETTMLFAEAVQTKDYTKLYNHLSVLVKKTATKQQLRNAFKAFEGVNINWNDIKNLRPVITKQYKSTKGVEIVEGYFNTSPSKLKYKLGYYKHNGNWELVSIFYKID; encoded by the coding sequence ATGAGAAAGTTTCTTAAATTCGTGGGTATTTTTATCGTTTTGGTTGTTGTTTCTTTTGCTGTAGTGGTGTTTTTGACCAAGGATATTGCAGAGGTGGCAGATAATTTTTTTGCTTCAATAAAACATGGCAACTATACTCAGGCTGAAACATACCTCTCTAAAGGTTTTAAAAGCAATGTATCGATGGATAAACTGAAACATTTTTTTCCCTATGAAAGGTTTAAAAATTTTGATACAGCTTCCTGGACAAGCAGAGAAAAAGATGCATCAGGAGTTGCAAAGCTCAAAGGTTCACTTAAGTTTTCTGATGGCTCTGTTATGCCTGTAAGAATTACATTGGTTAAAGAAAACGATTCATGGAAGATCAACTATATCTATTTTCCAAAAGGCGGCATTGAAACGAGCAATAACAATCAGCAAAACCAACAAGATGTAAATTTTGCCTCGATGGTTAAAGAAACAACAATGCTTTTTGCTGAGGCAGTTCAAACAAAAGATTACACAAAGCTATACAATCATCTATCTGTGCTTGTTAAAAAAACCGCAACAAAACAGCAGCTTAGAAACGCATTTAAGGCTTTTGAGGGTGTAAATATCAACTGGAATGATATAAAAAACCTTAGGCCCGTTATAACCAAACAGTATAAAAGCACAAAGGGTGTTGAAATTGTGGAGGGCTATTTTAACACCTCACCTTCAAAGCTGAAATATAAGCTTGGGTATTATAAACACAACGGTAACTGGGAGCTTGTAAGTATTTTTTATAAGATTGATTAA